A window of Citrus sinensis cultivar Valencia sweet orange chromosome 7, DVS_A1.0, whole genome shotgun sequence contains these coding sequences:
- the LOC102618551 gene encoding alternative NAD(P)H-ubiquinone oxidoreductase C1, chloroplastic/mitochondrial isoform X1 yields the protein MASIALSASAALLPLKRNSGAWSKLFPFSSKSYLSFKTCRKNRFISFAASNSSGRNGDLVVTSEDESASQTYTWPDKKKPRICILGGGFGGLYTALRLESLVWQDDKKPQVLLVDQSERFVFKPMLYELLSGEVDAWEIAPRFADLLANTGVQFFKDRVKLLCPSDHLGVNGPMTCTRGGTVLLESGLIVEYDWLVLSLGAEPKLDVVPGAAEFAFPFSTLEDACRVDRKLSELERRNFGKDSLIRVAVVGCGYSGVELAATVSERLEEKGIVQAINVETTICPTGTPGNREAALKVLSARKVQLVLGYFVRCIRRVGEFEASVKQPESGAIPNIAADKNSDKYILELQPAIKGLESQIFEADLVLWTVGSKPLLPHVEPPNNRLHDLPLNARGQAETDETLCVKGHPRIFALGDSSALRDSSGRPLPATAQVAFQQADFAGWNLWAAINDRPLLPFRFQNLGEMMTLGRNDAAVSPSFVEGVTLDGPIGHSARKLAYLIRLPTDEHRLKVGVSWLTKSAIDSVALLQSTLTKVLSSS from the exons ATGGCCTCCATTGCTTTATCTGCTTCAGCGGCGCTGTTACCTTTAAAAC GAAATTCGGGTGCGTGGAGTAAgctatttcctttttcatcAAAAAGTTACTTGTCATTTAAAACTTGTCGGAAGAATAGATTTATTAGTTTTGCTGCTTCGAACTCATCGGGTAGAAATGGCGATTTAGTAGTGACATCCGAAGACGAATCAGCTTCTCAAACGTACACGTGGCCTGATAAGAAG AAGCCAAGGATTTGTATATTAGGTGGTGGCTTTGGAGGCTTGTATACTGCTTTAAGACTAGAATCACTTGTATGGCAAGATGACAAAAAGCCGCAA GTACTTCTTGTTGATCAGTCTGAGCGCTTTGTTTTCAAACCAATGTTGTATGAGCTTCTCTCTGGAG AAGTAGATGCGTGGGAGATAGCTCCTCGTTTTGCAGATTTGCTTGCAAATACTGGTGTGCAGTTTTTCAAAGACAGGGTAAAACTGCTATGTCCTTCTGACCATTTGGGTGTAAACGGGCCAATGACATGTACCCGTGGAGGGACTGTTCTGCTTGAGAGTGGCCTTATCGTTGAATATGACTG GCTGGTTCTTTCTTTGGGAGCTGAACCTAAACTTGATGTTGTACCAGGTGCTGCAGAGTTTGCATTCCCTTTCTCTACTCTGGAAGATGCATGT AGAGTTGATCGAAAGTTAAGTGAATTGGAGCGGAGGAACTTTGGTAAGGACTCTCTGATTCGCGTGGCTGTTGTTGGCTGTGGTTACTCTGGAGTTGAGTTAGCTGCAACTGTATCAGAGAGActggaagaaaaaggaataGTTCAAGCTATTAATGTAGAAACTACCATCTGCCCAACTGGTACCCCAGGCAATAGGGAAGCTGCCTTAAAG GTTCTTTCAGCCAGGAAAGTTCAACTTGTTTTGGGTTATTTTGTCCGCTGTATTAGGAGAGTGGGTGAGTTTGAAGCTTCAGTGAAGCAGCCAGAGAGCGGAGCTATTCCGAACATTGCAGCAGACAAAAATTCAGATAAATATATACTGGAACTTCAACCTGCCATAAAGGGGCTAGAAAGTCAAATTTTTGAAGCAGACCTGGTACTGTGGACTGTCGGGTCCAAACCTCTTCTTCCTCATGTGGAGCCACCCAATAACAGACTCCATGATCTTCCCCTTAATGCTCGAGGACAAGCAGAAACAGATGAAACTCTCTGTGTTAAGGGCCATCCTCGTATATTTGCACTTGGTGACTCTTCTGCTCTACGAGATTCAAGTGGAAGGCCTCTTCCAGCAACCGCACAG GTTGCCTTTCAACAGGCTGACTTTGCTGGTTGGAATCTGTGGGCAGCAATCAATGATCGGCCATTGTTACCCTTCAG gtttcaaaatttagggGAGATGATGACTCTTGGTAGAAACGATGCTGCTGTCTCACCAAGTTTTGTTGAGGGGGTAACGTTAGATGGCCCTATTGGTCACAGCG CGAGGAAATTAGCATACTTGATCAGATTACCGACCGATGAGCACCGGCTTAAAGTTGGAGTCAGCTGGCTCACCAAGTCTGCCATAGATTCAGTTGCTTTATTACAGAGCACCTTAACAAAGGTTTTATCAAGCTCATAG
- the LOC102618551 gene encoding alternative NAD(P)H-ubiquinone oxidoreductase C1, chloroplastic/mitochondrial isoform X2, which yields MLYELLSGEVDAWEIAPRFADLLANTGVQFFKDRVKLLCPSDHLGVNGPMTCTRGGTVLLESGLIVEYDWLVLSLGAEPKLDVVPGAAEFAFPFSTLEDACRVDRKLSELERRNFGKDSLIRVAVVGCGYSGVELAATVSERLEEKGIVQAINVETTICPTGTPGNREAALKVLSARKVQLVLGYFVRCIRRVGEFEASVKQPESGAIPNIAADKNSDKYILELQPAIKGLESQIFEADLVLWTVGSKPLLPHVEPPNNRLHDLPLNARGQAETDETLCVKGHPRIFALGDSSALRDSSGRPLPATAQVAFQQADFAGWNLWAAINDRPLLPFRFQNLGEMMTLGRNDAAVSPSFVEGVTLDGPIGHSARKLAYLIRLPTDEHRLKVGVSWLTKSAIDSVALLQSTLTKVLSSS from the exons ATGTTGTATGAGCTTCTCTCTGGAG AAGTAGATGCGTGGGAGATAGCTCCTCGTTTTGCAGATTTGCTTGCAAATACTGGTGTGCAGTTTTTCAAAGACAGGGTAAAACTGCTATGTCCTTCTGACCATTTGGGTGTAAACGGGCCAATGACATGTACCCGTGGAGGGACTGTTCTGCTTGAGAGTGGCCTTATCGTTGAATATGACTG GCTGGTTCTTTCTTTGGGAGCTGAACCTAAACTTGATGTTGTACCAGGTGCTGCAGAGTTTGCATTCCCTTTCTCTACTCTGGAAGATGCATGT AGAGTTGATCGAAAGTTAAGTGAATTGGAGCGGAGGAACTTTGGTAAGGACTCTCTGATTCGCGTGGCTGTTGTTGGCTGTGGTTACTCTGGAGTTGAGTTAGCTGCAACTGTATCAGAGAGActggaagaaaaaggaataGTTCAAGCTATTAATGTAGAAACTACCATCTGCCCAACTGGTACCCCAGGCAATAGGGAAGCTGCCTTAAAG GTTCTTTCAGCCAGGAAAGTTCAACTTGTTTTGGGTTATTTTGTCCGCTGTATTAGGAGAGTGGGTGAGTTTGAAGCTTCAGTGAAGCAGCCAGAGAGCGGAGCTATTCCGAACATTGCAGCAGACAAAAATTCAGATAAATATATACTGGAACTTCAACCTGCCATAAAGGGGCTAGAAAGTCAAATTTTTGAAGCAGACCTGGTACTGTGGACTGTCGGGTCCAAACCTCTTCTTCCTCATGTGGAGCCACCCAATAACAGACTCCATGATCTTCCCCTTAATGCTCGAGGACAAGCAGAAACAGATGAAACTCTCTGTGTTAAGGGCCATCCTCGTATATTTGCACTTGGTGACTCTTCTGCTCTACGAGATTCAAGTGGAAGGCCTCTTCCAGCAACCGCACAG GTTGCCTTTCAACAGGCTGACTTTGCTGGTTGGAATCTGTGGGCAGCAATCAATGATCGGCCATTGTTACCCTTCAG gtttcaaaatttagggGAGATGATGACTCTTGGTAGAAACGATGCTGCTGTCTCACCAAGTTTTGTTGAGGGGGTAACGTTAGATGGCCCTATTGGTCACAGCG CGAGGAAATTAGCATACTTGATCAGATTACCGACCGATGAGCACCGGCTTAAAGTTGGAGTCAGCTGGCTCACCAAGTCTGCCATAGATTCAGTTGCTTTATTACAGAGCACCTTAACAAAGGTTTTATCAAGCTCATAG
- the LOC127903775 gene encoding uncharacterized protein LOC127903775 isoform X1 — protein sequence MVKESGETIEEAPLFDSAPYISLSDDNEYLLASLKISRTNPSRRSKIKGKQPTKPAHRKTRAKNSRPKSPIPVSIPEPPLISPSISVARRLYALGGRPATLRDLERVRAKYNIPHSVHFRVPRKGERPEHPHSDGVALHIDFFYLDLRLPLQSFFRKMFIEMKIDPGQLSLPSWRLLTGLEVLWLDIFGDDISYGDLRGLYQLKKLAGLSVAYFATWGVHGNLVRPDPSLKKGYKYGWFVAEGEWGRSILVGNEVLQVRNFFNEDNITWSKGTCPIHEVGSKVSGVIEKFQFLQSEGDVLSTTQLARAGLI from the exons ATGGTCAAGGAGTCGGGGGAGACGATTGAGGAGGCTCCTCTTTTTGATTCAGCACCTTATATATCCCTTAGTGACGACAATGAGTACCTTTTAGCTAGTCTCAAGATATCTCGAACCAACCCTAGCAGAAGATCAAAAATTAAAGGCAAACAACCAACCAAGCCAGCCCATAGAAAAACCCGTGCAAAGAATTCTAGACCTAAATCTCCTATTCCTGTTAGTATTCCTGAACCTCCCCTGATCTCCCCCTCTATCTCTGTAGCTCGTAGGCTCTATGCACTAGGTGGTAGGCCAGCTACTCTGAGAGATTTAGAAAGAGTTAGAGCCAAATACAACATACCTCATTCTGTCCACTTTAGGGTACCTCGCAAAGGCGAGCGCCCTGAGCACCCTCATTCTGATGGTGTTGCCCTTCATATTGACTTTTTTTACTTAGATCTCCGTTTACCTCTTCAgtcattttttagaaaaatgttCATTGAGATGAAAATTGATCCTGGACAGTTATCCTTACCCAGTTGGAGATTGCTCACGGGTCTGGAGGTTCTATGGCTAGATATATTTGGGGATGATATTTCTTATGGAGATCTGAGGGGGCTTTATCAATTGAAGAAGCTTGCTGGTTTATCCGTAGCTTATTTTGCTACTTGGGGGGTTCATGGTAATTTGGTGAGACCGGATCCCTCGCTGAAAAAGGGCTACAAATATGGGTGGTTTGTGGCTGAGGGCGAGTGGGGGAGGAGTATTCTAGTGGGGAATGAAGTGTTGCAAGTTCGAAACTTCTTCAATGAAGATA ACATCACTTGGTCCAAGGGAACATGCCCAATTCATGAAGTGGGGAGTAAAGTGAGTGGTGTTATAGAGAAGTTCCAATTTTTGCAGAGTGAGGGTGATGTTCTCAGCACTACTCAGCTGGCGAGAGCTGGTTTGATTTAG